A region of Epinephelus fuscoguttatus linkage group LG1, E.fuscoguttatus.final_Chr_v1 DNA encodes the following proteins:
- the LOC125885747 gene encoding uncharacterized protein LOC125885747 isoform X2, with amino-acid sequence MHDTEDVTDDDEDESEEEQTIDKEAEVDCPREPNDMDTPDTDGLLPVHNVRKGTTRRPWTKAEENAVLRHFKSHIVKGHLASMKECLVCKECEQPALKNRTCQNIRDFVRNKGLTFKRQNCHPH; translated from the exons ATGTcacagatgatgatgaagatgagagTGAGGAGGAACAAACCATTGATAAAGAAGCAGAGGTGGATTGTCCTCGTGAACCGAACG ACATGGACACTCCTGACACAGACGGACTCCTTCCTGTACATAATG tacGCAAAGGCACAACACGAAGACCATGGACCAAAGCAGAGGAAAATGCTGTGCTGAGACATTTCAAGTCTCACATAGTTAAAGGCCATTTGGCATCAATGAAGGAGTGTTTGGTTTGCAAAGAATGTGAACAGCCAGCACTGAAAAATAGAACATGCCAAAACATTAGAGACTTTGTGAGAAACAAGGGGCTGACTTTTAAGCGCCAAAACTGTCATCCACACTGA